A region from the Clostridium beijerinckii genome encodes:
- a CDS encoding nucleoside-diphosphate sugar epimerase, with protein sequence MRNWKTFIIMIIDMFMVNMAYLFSINITQSGAFTEISKIYTNDVIALSLIYLICFYLFKMYESLWHLTGTDEFLLGVGGNILAGILSIGYTRFLGSVIPLNVSVVGILLSIFFVLGYRILYRVYRRTLLYIPFKYSSDQRRVMIVGAGSAGTMIINEMMARRELKYNPITLIDDDKDKLGRRISGVKIEGNRHDIPYIAGEQEIDLILIAIPSLDPKNKAEIIEICKNTNCKLQIIPGMYEILNGDATVSRIKDVDLEDLLGRDPIQLDNKGISDYIEGRTILVTGGGGSIGSELCRQIAIYNPERLIIFDIYENNVYDIQNELKEDFPDMDLTVLIGSVRDRKRLHEVFTKYKIDVVFHAAAHKHVPLMEDSPKEAVKNNVFGTLNLALEASEANIERFVMISTDKAVNPTNIMGATKRLCEMIIQAMDKQSKTEFVAVRFGNVLGSNGSVIPLFKRQIANGGPVTVTHKKIIRYFMLIPEAAQLVLQAGAFAKGGEIFVLDMGKPVKIYDLACDLIKLSGLEPNRDIKIVFTGLRPGEKLYEELLMSEEGLEDTVHKKIHVGKPIFEDMDTLKRKLEQLQNLLDLNDISEIKHQMQKIVPTYHYKNQDEVAADNADKE encoded by the coding sequence ATGAGAAATTGGAAAACATTTATAATTATGATAATTGATATGTTTATGGTAAATATGGCATACCTTTTTTCCATAAATATAACACAAAGTGGAGCCTTTACAGAAATTTCAAAGATATATACTAATGATGTTATAGCTTTAAGCTTGATTTATTTAATATGTTTTTATTTATTTAAAATGTATGAAAGTTTATGGCATTTAACTGGTACAGATGAATTTTTATTAGGTGTTGGAGGAAATATTTTAGCAGGTATATTATCTATTGGATATACTAGATTTTTAGGATCTGTTATACCGCTAAATGTTTCTGTTGTAGGAATACTTTTAAGTATTTTCTTTGTATTAGGTTATAGAATTCTTTATAGGGTTTATAGAAGAACGCTTTTATACATACCATTTAAATATTCATCAGATCAAAGAAGAGTAATGATAGTTGGAGCTGGTTCTGCTGGAACTATGATTATAAATGAAATGATGGCAAGAAGAGAATTGAAGTATAATCCTATAACACTTATAGATGATGATAAAGATAAACTTGGTAGAAGGATATCAGGAGTTAAAATAGAAGGAAATAGACATGATATACCTTATATTGCTGGAGAGCAAGAAATTGACTTGATTTTAATTGCTATCCCATCTCTTGATCCAAAAAATAAAGCTGAAATAATTGAAATCTGTAAGAATACTAATTGTAAATTGCAAATAATTCCTGGAATGTATGAAATATTAAATGGAGATGCTACAGTTAGTAGGATTAAAGATGTTGATTTAGAAGATTTACTTGGAAGAGATCCTATCCAATTAGATAATAAAGGAATCTCAGATTACATTGAAGGAAGAACTATATTAGTTACTGGTGGAGGTGGATCTATAGGCTCAGAACTTTGTAGACAAATAGCTATATATAATCCAGAAAGACTTATAATATTTGATATTTATGAAAATAATGTATATGATATTCAAAACGAGCTTAAAGAGGACTTCCCAGATATGGATCTTACAGTATTAATAGGGTCAGTTAGAGATAGGAAAAGACTACATGAAGTGTTTACAAAATATAAAATAGATGTTGTATTTCATGCAGCAGCGCATAAACATGTGCCTCTAATGGAAGATAGTCCTAAGGAGGCAGTTAAGAATAATGTATTTGGAACGCTAAATTTAGCTTTAGAAGCTAGCGAAGCCAATATAGAAAGATTTGTAATGATTTCAACAGACAAAGCTGTTAATCCAACTAACATCATGGGGGCAACAAAACGATTATGTGAAATGATTATACAAGCTATGGATAAGCAATCTAAAACTGAGTTTGTTGCAGTTAGATTTGGTAATGTACTAGGAAGCAATGGTTCAGTAATACCACTATTTAAAAGACAAATTGCTAATGGAGGCCCTGTAACTGTAACTCATAAAAAAATCATTAGATATTTTATGTTGATTCCAGAAGCTGCTCAATTAGTACTTCAAGCAGGAGCATTTGCTAAAGGCGGAGAAATATTTGTATTAGATATGGGGAAACCAGTTAAGATTTATGATTTAGCATGTGATTTAATTAAGCTTTCAGGTCTTGAACCTAATAGAGATATAAAAATTGTATTTACAGGACTTAGACCAGGTGAAAAATTATATGAAGAACTTTTAATGAGTGAAGAAGGCCTTGAAGATACTGTTCATAAAAAGATACATGTAGGTAAGCCAATATTTGAAGATATGGATACTTTAAAACGAAAGCTTGAACAACTACAGAATTTACTAGATTTAAATGATATATCAGAAATTAAGCATCAAATGCAAAAAATTGTACCAACATATCATTATAAAAACCAAGATGAAGTAGCTGCAGATAATGCAGATAAGGAGTAG
- a CDS encoding transcriptional regulator — translation MAKKDLVYQKLLQLEFSEGIDTKTLSSLVDMSRANLSHELNELCKEGKLYKSSGRPVLFFLSENRITNNESQLDLLAKNNVSLKDSVEQAKAAILYPPKGMNCLILGGTGVGKSMFASLMHNYALEMKVKSEDSPFIIFNCADYSNNPQLLTSQLFGVKKGAYTGAEADKVGLIEEANGGILFLDEIHRLPPEGQEALFVFLDSGTFRRIGDSESRTSDVLIISATTEDPSSALLNTFTRRIPIVINIPSLKDRTLDERLFLIKSFFKYESIRLNKEIYVSLNSLRALLSYDCPNNIGQLKSDVQLLCAKAYSEFLTNLKNDVRIYSGILPAYIKEGLYKEKEHRVLWNKLMSEEIEYFRFNGSNEDTNPIFNNGDNTIYDFIENKLEKLKSLDISDMDIENILEKDIAKHFNKNNFEVSEEVNKKNLLTIVNQDTLDCFDKIITHASQKLTITFDNNLYTAFALHINTLINRINSDKIIINTNLNKIKELYPLEFSVALEIKEIIENHIKKSIPVDEAGYLSLFLIPDNTFNDVSHDKVKVILIAHGESTATSMAEVSNKLLGENYVIPINASLDVAPSKVLDNLKIGIQENPTQAGYLLLVDMGSLTTFADVIRKEFKVEIKVISLVSTLHVLEAARKALIGSSLDEIYNDVLMVNSYVEIHKNLNNKCENENKILIVTACLTGEGAAIAIKNFLSSNLRIDNDYFEITCLNCLDKKYFKQKIINLQEQNEILFIVSSFPVDSSINQYTMYEVFNMNVLKELQTAIDTKTAMLNIPKILKENIYNIDGVELFNDVTKLLNTLKSKLSITLSDENAVGVILHLSFVIGRLRNEDNPAIYPEKDKYISDNINLYNIVKENLVFINKKYQIDIVDDEICYIINLLVNN, via the coding sequence ATGGCAAAAAAAGATTTGGTTTATCAAAAGCTTCTTCAATTAGAATTTTCTGAAGGTATAGATACCAAAACACTATCATCACTAGTTGATATGTCTAGAGCAAATTTAAGTCACGAATTAAACGAACTTTGTAAAGAAGGTAAATTATATAAATCATCTGGTAGGCCTGTATTATTCTTTCTTTCTGAGAATAGAATTACCAATAATGAATCTCAATTAGACTTATTGGCTAAAAATAACGTATCCCTAAAAGATTCTGTTGAGCAAGCTAAGGCTGCTATACTGTACCCTCCTAAGGGTATGAATTGTTTAATCCTTGGAGGTACTGGTGTTGGGAAATCTATGTTTGCTTCTTTAATGCATAATTATGCTTTAGAGATGAAAGTAAAATCAGAAGATTCTCCATTTATAATATTTAACTGTGCAGACTACAGTAATAATCCTCAATTACTTACTTCTCAACTTTTTGGAGTTAAAAAAGGTGCTTATACAGGCGCTGAAGCTGATAAGGTTGGATTAATCGAAGAAGCTAATGGTGGAATTTTATTCTTAGATGAAATCCATAGACTTCCTCCAGAAGGGCAAGAAGCTCTTTTTGTATTTTTAGACAGTGGAACCTTTAGAAGAATTGGTGATTCGGAATCTAGAACATCAGATGTCTTAATAATTTCAGCTACAACAGAAGATCCAAGTTCTGCATTATTAAACACTTTCACTAGAAGAATTCCTATTGTTATAAATATCCCCTCTCTAAAAGATAGAACTTTAGATGAAAGATTGTTTTTAATTAAAAGCTTCTTTAAATATGAGAGTATTCGTTTAAACAAAGAAATATATGTATCCTTAAATTCACTTAGAGCATTACTTTCTTATGATTGTCCTAATAATATAGGTCAACTTAAAAGTGATGTTCAGCTTCTTTGTGCTAAGGCATATTCAGAATTTTTAACAAATCTAAAAAATGATGTAAGAATTTATAGTGGAATTTTACCTGCTTATATTAAAGAAGGGCTTTACAAAGAAAAAGAACACCGAGTTTTATGGAATAAATTAATGAGTGAAGAAATTGAATATTTTAGATTTAATGGGTCTAATGAAGATACTAATCCTATATTTAATAATGGTGATAATACTATTTATGATTTTATAGAAAATAAACTTGAAAAGCTAAAATCTTTAGATATTTCCGATATGGATATTGAAAATATTCTTGAAAAAGATATTGCAAAACATTTTAATAAAAATAACTTTGAAGTATCTGAAGAAGTAAATAAGAAAAACTTATTAACTATTGTTAACCAAGATACATTAGATTGTTTTGATAAAATAATAACTCACGCTTCCCAAAAACTTACTATAACTTTTGACAACAATTTATATACAGCTTTTGCTTTGCATATTAATACGTTAATAAATAGAATTAATAGTGACAAAATAATCATAAATACTAATTTGAATAAGATTAAAGAACTTTATCCATTAGAATTTTCTGTGGCTCTTGAGATAAAAGAAATTATTGAAAATCATATAAAAAAATCAATTCCAGTCGATGAAGCTGGTTATCTTTCTCTATTTTTAATACCAGATAATACTTTTAATGATGTATCTCATGATAAAGTAAAAGTTATTCTTATTGCTCATGGAGAATCTACCGCAACTTCAATGGCTGAGGTTTCAAATAAACTTTTAGGTGAAAATTATGTAATTCCAATAAATGCATCCCTTGATGTTGCTCCATCAAAAGTATTAGACAATCTAAAGATTGGAATACAAGAAAATCCAACTCAAGCTGGTTATCTTTTATTAGTTGATATGGGTTCTTTAACTACTTTCGCAGATGTTATAAGGAAAGAATTTAAAGTTGAAATTAAAGTAATATCTCTTGTTTCAACTTTGCATGTGTTAGAAGCTGCAAGAAAGGCATTAATCGGATCATCTTTAGATGAAATTTACAATGATGTCCTTATGGTTAATTCTTATGTAGAAATACATAAAAATTTAAATAACAAATGTGAAAATGAAAATAAAATCTTAATAGTAACTGCATGTTTAACTGGAGAGGGAGCTGCTATTGCTATTAAAAACTTTTTAAGTAGCAATCTTAGAATAGATAATGATTATTTTGAAATTACTTGTCTAAATTGCTTGGATAAAAAATATTTTAAGCAAAAAATAATTAATCTTCAAGAGCAAAATGAAATATTATTTATAGTTTCATCTTTCCCTGTAGATTCATCAATAAATCAATATACTATGTATGAAGTATTTAATATGAACGTATTAAAAGAACTTCAAACTGCCATAGATACAAAAACTGCTATGCTTAACATCCCTAAAATTCTAAAAGAAAATATATATAATATAGATGGTGTTGAATTATTTAATGATGTAACTAAACTTTTAAATACATTAAAATCTAAGCTTTCTATTACATTATCTGATGAAAATGCGGTTGGTGTAATCCTTCATTTATCTTTCGTTATAGGAAGATTAAGAAATGAAGATAATCCTGCTATATATCCTGAAAAAGATAAGTATATATCAGACAATATTAATTTATATAATATAGTAAAAGAAAATTTGGTCTTTATAAACAAAAAATATCAAATAGACATAGTAGATGATGAAATATGCTATATAATAAATCTTTTAGTTAATAATTAA
- a CDS encoding glycosyl transferase — protein sequence MINVSIITPVYNVERCIEKTINSIINQSSKDFELLLINDGSEDKSIEIANTLLVNSNINYRIISQENSGVSVARNKGISEARGEYVCFLDSDDYIHKDYIELMYEKASTCNCDLVFCDYAQVDSKDKVLVQSTTRFLDDFITGREAALKQLSCDITIGMGSALYKTSIIKENNILFDSSRKYAEDVVFTVKALLNMKKIISVDKTLMFYVRWNSSVTNLVSLKHLDCYYSYVDLLKYLGYQGEFKEIEKFLTEYKIPYAIAHVFSILARDKNFHKDLFDFLHKSEVKEALRCYKIQKFDKNDIRYKIQCKGIMYFPNILLKVFSNIK from the coding sequence TTGATAAATGTGTCTATAATTACGCCTGTTTATAATGTAGAAAGATGCATTGAGAAAACTATAAATTCAATTATAAATCAGAGCTCAAAGGATTTTGAACTTTTACTTATAAATGATGGTTCTGAGGATAAAAGTATTGAAATAGCGAATACGTTACTAGTGAATTCAAATATAAATTACAGAATCATAAGCCAAGAAAATAGTGGGGTCAGTGTTGCAAGAAATAAGGGGATTTCTGAAGCAAGAGGGGAATACGTTTGCTTTTTAGATTCTGATGATTATATTCATAAGGATTATATTGAGCTCATGTACGAAAAGGCATCAACTTGTAACTGTGATTTGGTTTTTTGTGATTATGCCCAAGTTGATTCAAAAGATAAGGTATTGGTGCAAAGTACAACTAGATTTTTAGACGATTTTATAACTGGAAGAGAAGCTGCTTTAAAGCAATTAAGCTGTGATATTACTATTGGAATGGGAAGTGCCTTATATAAAACTTCAATAATAAAAGAAAATAATATCCTTTTTGATAGTAGTAGAAAATACGCTGAAGACGTTGTATTTACAGTTAAAGCATTACTTAATATGAAGAAAATTATATCTGTTGATAAAACATTGATGTTTTATGTTAGGTGGAATTCATCAGTAACTAATTTGGTTTCTTTAAAACATCTTGACTGTTACTATTCATATGTAGATTTATTGAAATATCTTGGTTATCAAGGAGAATTTAAGGAAATAGAAAAATTTTTAACCGAGTATAAAATTCCATATGCAATAGCTCATGTTTTTTCTATTTTAGCAAGAGATAAAAATTTTCATAAAGATCTTTTTGATTTTTTACATAAAAGTGAGGTAAAAGAGGCATTAAGATGTTATAAAATACAGAAGTTTGATAAAAATGATATTAGGTATAAAATTCAATGCAAGGGTATAATGTATTTCCCCAATATTTTATTAAAAGTTTTTAGTAATATAAAGTGA
- a CDS encoding LicD family protein has product MDTNYTYNKDEYEDLSLRDAQMLMVDVLKAVHELCEEHGIKYFLDAGTLIGAVRHKGFIPWDDDVDIGMPREEYNKFLEIAQKELPKHLFLQTFETDEYYNVYPTPCKVRYNNTLFLEDGTEENYKMHNGIFIDVFPYDSLPKFKITYKIQRTLSYNILKSFKRLRDMPDYLSFKNKITFSFYKLVVKIFPNKRRLQFFNYLVKWNDPESDYMGYGVDTYWSEYVYKKSDYFDLTKLEFEGQYFYAPKNYDTILTELYGDYMTMPKEEDRVWHAKEMKKLKGLQKL; this is encoded by the coding sequence ATGGATACTAATTATACATATAATAAAGATGAGTATGAGGATCTGAGCTTAAGAGACGCTCAAATGCTTATGGTAGATGTTTTGAAGGCTGTTCATGAATTATGCGAAGAACATGGCATTAAATATTTTTTAGATGCAGGAACTCTAATTGGAGCTGTGAGACATAAAGGATTTATTCCTTGGGATGATGATGTTGATATAGGGATGCCAAGAGAAGAATATAATAAATTCTTAGAAATAGCTCAAAAAGAACTTCCAAAGCATTTGTTTTTGCAAACATTTGAAACTGATGAATATTATAATGTTTACCCGACACCATGTAAAGTAAGGTATAATAACACCTTGTTTTTAGAAGATGGAACAGAAGAAAATTACAAGATGCATAATGGAATATTCATAGATGTATTTCCATATGATAGTTTGCCAAAATTTAAGATTACATATAAAATACAACGTACATTAAGCTACAACATTTTGAAAAGTTTTAAAAGACTTAGAGATATGCCAGATTACTTAAGTTTTAAAAATAAAATAACTTTTTCATTTTACAAACTAGTTGTAAAAATATTTCCTAATAAGAGGAGATTACAATTTTTTAACTATTTAGTTAAGTGGAATGATCCCGAATCAGATTATATGGGATATGGTGTTGATACTTATTGGAGTGAATATGTGTATAAAAAATCAGACTACTTCGATTTAACTAAATTAGAGTTTGAAGGACAATATTTTTATGCTCCAAAAAATTATGATACCATTTTAACGGAATTATATGGTGATTATATGACAATGCCAAAAGAAGAAGATAGAGTCTGGCATGCTAAAGAAATGAAAAAACTTAAAGGACTACAGAAATTATAA
- a CDS encoding glycosyl transferase produces MCNMLYKNIRGDKNMNEPMVTVLMAVYNGEKFLKEAMESILNQTFTDFEFLIINDGSTDNSVKIIESFDDSRIRLIHNEKNLKLIASLNKGISLARGKYIARMDCDDISMPERLEKEVSFLENSLEYGLVGTYYTVIDGEGKEQRNVSYPSSNDLIKLFLSLNCPLAHGSIMGRTELFKQNLYGSTEYSAVEDYELWTRIAKVTKIHNIPEHLFKYRIYGESFSNSKTQLMYNQTLELSKKSYKNNIKEYRNLIKKQFLEEAYTKEKPEVVEYVNEWLNSFVKRLLYVHEFGLALKLYAKSIKIK; encoded by the coding sequence ATGTGTAATATGTTATACAAAAATATACGAGGTGATAAAAATATGAATGAACCTATGGTAACTGTTTTAATGGCAGTATATAATGGAGAGAAATTTCTAAAAGAAGCTATGGAAAGTATACTAAATCAGACATTTACTGATTTTGAGTTTTTAATAATAAATGACGGATCTACTGATAATAGTGTTAAAATAATTGAATCATTTGATGATTCACGTATAAGATTAATTCATAACGAGAAAAATTTAAAGCTAATTGCATCATTAAATAAAGGCATATCTCTTGCAAGAGGTAAATATATAGCAAGAATGGATTGCGATGATATTTCTATGCCTGAAAGATTAGAAAAAGAAGTGAGTTTTTTAGAAAATTCTTTAGAATATGGATTGGTAGGAACTTATTATACTGTTATAGATGGTGAAGGTAAAGAACAACGTAATGTAAGCTATCCTTCAAGTAATGATTTAATAAAATTATTTTTATCATTAAATTGTCCATTAGCTCATGGAAGTATAATGGGTAGAACTGAATTATTTAAACAAAACTTATATGGAAGTACAGAATATTCAGCTGTTGAAGATTATGAACTATGGACAAGAATAGCTAAAGTAACTAAAATTCATAATATTCCAGAACATTTATTTAAGTATAGGATATATGGGGAAAGCTTTTCTAACTCTAAAACTCAATTAATGTATAACCAAACTTTAGAGTTAAGTAAAAAATCATATAAAAATAATATAAAAGAGTATAGAAACTTAATAAAAAAACAATTTTTAGAAGAGGCATACACTAAAGAAAAACCTGAAGTTGTAGAATATGTAAATGAATGGTTGAATAGTTTTGTAAAAAGGCTACTTTATGTACATGAATTTGGTTTAGCATTAAAATTATATGCTAAATCTATAAAAATCAAGTGA
- a CDS encoding O-antigen polymerase yields the protein MTREDRIRYIVLAIIFAIVGFLGIANGSYLITAMYIITVLVATFIIKDKDVYNILYAVLFVSVFYDYALYVPGIQSIYMFHIVLGVFTLISLYKAIKDRNVLINLDKKVLVIYIIWFIYMCTSIVWALNESLAIKYIAIYLMMFAFIVNMMIYNINKERIEKTIKLLLFLISMVIIIGLVEVILGQQLPIRHYIDGFIESLPQWQINTIQARPIAFSYNTNNLTATLAIIGPICLFAIYKFENILAKIWFTVVSCIGFSLVIMTTSRTGFFAFLFGVVIFIIYSIFNIKNLGIKQMIFPIVLICGFILAFNYSTLLMNIEPVLDDNEQLETSLSGKLHSLEGFTDGEVNAEGSTLHRMEIIKNVLNGVIKERQYQGYGVGNVEQLIKDKGNTGSVYSPHCYPIEILGDFGLPGIALYGIYYSYLLIGNLIIGIKKKSIMCFAAVAGLIAFAPASFGPSSITYVFSHWILIGFAVSCIQVYKQENNKYRNVSSRKEYTML from the coding sequence ATGACTAGAGAAGACAGAATTAGATATATTGTTTTAGCAATTATATTTGCTATTGTAGGATTTTTAGGAATAGCAAATGGAAGTTACTTAATAACTGCAATGTATATAATAACAGTACTAGTGGCAACTTTTATAATAAAAGATAAGGATGTTTATAATATACTTTATGCTGTACTTTTTGTATCTGTATTTTATGATTATGCACTATATGTTCCAGGAATACAAAGCATATATATGTTTCATATAGTTTTGGGTGTATTTACACTTATATCATTATATAAAGCAATTAAAGATAGAAATGTTTTAATAAACCTAGATAAGAAAGTTTTGGTAATATATATAATTTGGTTTATTTATATGTGCACTAGTATTGTATGGGCATTAAATGAAAGTTTAGCAATAAAGTATATAGCTATATATTTGATGATGTTTGCATTTATTGTTAATATGATGATTTACAATATAAATAAAGAAAGAATTGAAAAGACAATTAAATTACTATTATTTTTAATTTCCATGGTAATTATTATTGGCTTAGTAGAAGTAATTTTAGGACAACAATTACCTATAAGGCATTATATTGATGGATTTATAGAAAGTTTACCACAATGGCAGATTAATACTATACAAGCAAGACCAATAGCATTTTCATATAATACAAACAATTTAACAGCAACACTTGCGATTATAGGACCAATTTGTTTATTTGCTATTTATAAATTTGAAAATATATTGGCAAAGATATGGTTCACAGTAGTTTCGTGTATAGGTTTTTCATTAGTTATTATGACTACTTCAAGAACAGGATTTTTTGCATTTTTGTTTGGAGTTGTAATATTTATAATTTACTCAATATTTAATATTAAGAATTTGGGAATTAAGCAAATGATTTTTCCAATAGTATTAATATGTGGATTTATTTTAGCTTTTAATTATAGTACTTTGCTCATGAATATAGAGCCAGTACTAGATGATAATGAGCAACTAGAAACTAGTCTATCGGGTAAATTACATTCATTAGAAGGTTTTACAGATGGAGAAGTTAATGCAGAAGGTTCTACATTACATAGGATGGAGATAATAAAAAACGTATTGAATGGTGTAATAAAAGAGAGACAATATCAAGGGTATGGTGTAGGTAATGTTGAACAACTTATAAAAGATAAAGGTAATACAGGGTCTGTATATAGTCCACATTGTTATCCAATTGAAATTTTAGGGGATTTTGGACTACCAGGCATAGCATTATATGGAATTTACTATTCGTATCTACTTATAGGGAATTTAATTATTGGAATAAAGAAAAAGAGTATTATGTGCTTTGCAGCAGTTGCAGGTCTTATAGCTTTTGCGCCAGCAAGTTTTGGACCAAGTTCCATAACGTATGTATTTTCACATTGGATACTTATTGGATTTGCAGTATCATGTATTCAAGTTTACAAACAAGAAAACAATAAATATAGGAACGTATCTTCAAGAAAAGAATATACAATGCTATAG
- a CDS encoding PTS sugar transporter subunit IIB — protein MVTIKLFCASGMSTSVLVSKMKEAAKVKGIEAEIVAYPESQMDQHLATMDVALLGPQVAYTLGKAKKLCEPKGIPVEVIPMVDYGMMNGAKVLELALKLAKK, from the coding sequence ATGGTAACAATAAAATTATTCTGTGCATCAGGAATGTCAACAAGTGTTTTGGTTAGTAAAATGAAGGAGGCAGCTAAAGTCAAAGGGATAGAAGCTGAAATTGTAGCATATCCAGAATCTCAAATGGATCAACATCTAGCTACTATGGATGTTGCACTACTAGGACCACAAGTTGCTTATACATTAGGAAAAGCAAAAAAGTTGTGTGAACCAAAAGGAATTCCAGTAGAAGTAATACCAATGGTTGATTATGGAATGATGAATGGAGCTAAGGTTTTAGAATTAGCGTTAAAATTAGCTAAGAAATAA
- a CDS encoding PTS cellobiose transporter subunit IIC — MSFNQTLNEKVVPAVMKFVNLKGVQALKDGMLFTLPLNIVGSIFLLIACFPVKGFTDFMASTFGAAWNDPLFKLQGSTMNIMAIVAVMGMAYIYCKNEGVEPFSPAVISLSVFLTVTNNFVMFQPTPDATPVQVGGVIPSSWIGGAGMITAIIVSLVVSFVYCAMIKKNITIKMPEGVPSGVVNAFSALIPATVIFIGATVVYAVCKFGFNTSFVEIIYKVVQTPLQAASDSLPGAILISFAVPFLWFFGIHGGMTVGGMVGALLTANTAANAQLQAAGTLDLAHGAHIVTQQFYDNFINLTGSGQTLGLTLLLLFLAKSAQYKQLGRLAVPANLFNINEPILFGIPVVMNPIMGVPFILTPVINAILLYMAIATGILAPMGGALPPWTVPTVFSGLIIGGPSYAIAQLVFLVISVVIYFPFFKKVDAMAYADEIAAQKHGEGVQA, encoded by the coding sequence ATGTCATTCAATCAAACACTGAACGAAAAAGTAGTTCCAGCGGTAATGAAATTCGTTAATCTTAAAGGTGTTCAAGCGTTAAAAGATGGTATGTTATTTACTTTACCACTGAATATCGTCGGATCTATTTTCTTATTAATTGCTTGTTTCCCAGTTAAGGGATTTACAGATTTCATGGCTTCAACTTTTGGAGCAGCTTGGAATGATCCATTATTTAAATTACAAGGATCTACAATGAATATTATGGCAATAGTAGCGGTTATGGGTATGGCTTATATCTACTGTAAAAATGAAGGGGTTGAACCTTTTTCACCAGCAGTAATTTCTTTAAGTGTATTCTTAACTGTAACTAATAACTTTGTTATGTTTCAACCAACACCAGATGCAACTCCAGTTCAAGTTGGAGGAGTTATTCCATCATCATGGATTGGTGGCGCAGGTATGATTACAGCAATCATAGTAAGTTTAGTTGTTTCATTTGTTTATTGTGCAATGATAAAGAAAAATATTACAATTAAAATGCCAGAAGGTGTTCCAAGCGGTGTTGTTAATGCATTCTCTGCATTAATTCCAGCTACTGTTATATTTATAGGAGCAACTGTTGTATATGCAGTATGTAAGTTTGGATTCAATACTTCTTTTGTAGAAATTATCTATAAAGTTGTTCAAACACCATTACAAGCTGCATCAGATTCATTACCAGGAGCTATACTTATTTCTTTTGCTGTTCCATTCTTATGGTTCTTCGGAATCCATGGAGGTATGACAGTTGGAGGTATGGTAGGTGCATTATTAACTGCCAATACTGCAGCTAATGCTCAATTACAAGCAGCAGGAACTTTAGATCTTGCTCATGGAGCTCATATAGTAACTCAACAATTCTATGATAATTTCATTAACTTAACAGGTAGTGGTCAAACACTTGGACTTACATTACTATTATTATTCTTAGCAAAATCTGCTCAATATAAACAATTAGGTAGATTAGCAGTTCCTGCTAACTTATTCAATATTAATGAACCAATCTTATTTGGTATTCCAGTAGTAATGAACCCAATTATGGGTGTACCATTTATACTTACTCCAGTAATAAATGCAATATTACTTTATATGGCAATTGCAACAGGTATACTTGCACCAATGGGTGGAGCATTACCACCTTGGACAGTTCCAACTGTATTCTCAGGTTTAATAATTGGTGGTCCTAGCTATGCTATTGCACAATTAGTATTCTTAGTAATTAGTGTTGTAATCTACTTCCCATTCTTTAAGAAAGTAGATGCTATGGCGTATGCAGATGAAATAGCAGCTCAAAAACATGGAGAAGGCGTACAAGCTTAA
- a CDS encoding PTS lactose/cellobiose transporter subunit IIA produces the protein MEQLEMAIMNIIINAGDCKNHCYMALGMVNEGKYEDAEVEMKLANEALGKAHDAQTEMLQKEAGGEKVEISLLFVHAQDHLMTAISEKNLIEQIMELRKVINTLK, from the coding sequence ATGGAACAATTAGAAATGGCAATTATGAATATTATAATAAACGCAGGAGATTGCAAAAATCACTGTTATATGGCTCTTGGTATGGTGAATGAAGGAAAGTACGAAGATGCTGAGGTGGAAATGAAATTAGCAAATGAGGCTCTAGGAAAAGCACATGATGCTCAAACAGAAATGCTTCAAAAAGAAGCAGGCGGAGAAAAAGTAGAAATATCGCTTTTATTTGTTCATGCACAAGACCATCTAATGACAGCTATATCAGAAAAGAATCTTATTGAACAAATCATGGAATTGAGAAAAGTTATAAACACATTAAAATAA